The following proteins are co-located in the Maridesulfovibrio sp. genome:
- a CDS encoding sigma-54 dependent transcriptional regulator, producing MPANILILDDEQNYLLILEALLSDEGYTITALSDPETGLAYLDESEVDLVITDMKMPKLTGQDVLEHVKKNFPYIPVIIMTAFGSIESAVEAMKIGAFDYITKPFANEELLLSVTKAAQFAKAQQENRQLREQIKDRYSPSNIIGRSKPMLQVFDMISKAAPGSSTVLITGESGTGKELVAQAIHQASPRCDKPFVSVNCMAFNTGVLESELFGHEKGSFTGAVARKRGRFEAADQGTLFLDEIGEISHDMQVKLLRVLQEKTIERVGGGEPIKVNIRIVAATNKNLKEAVEKGEFREDLYYRLNVVSIEMPPLRERREDIPFLVDHFLATYSADNNKEFDGFAPAAMDYMTAYEWPGNVRQLQNVVERCVVLSSGSVIETEDLPAEIKDEEAQFKSAVDLLPSKLNLADTLDKIEATLVRRALVASNFVKVDAADMLGISKSLLQYKLKKYKISGK from the coding sequence ATGCCTGCAAATATTCTCATACTGGACGACGAACAGAACTATCTGCTCATTCTGGAAGCTTTGCTTTCAGATGAGGGGTACACCATTACCGCCCTTTCCGACCCGGAAACAGGTCTGGCCTATCTTGATGAATCGGAAGTTGATCTGGTCATCACCGATATGAAAATGCCAAAGCTGACCGGGCAGGATGTGCTGGAGCATGTGAAAAAGAATTTTCCGTACATTCCGGTAATTATCATGACCGCATTCGGTTCCATTGAATCAGCTGTTGAGGCCATGAAAATCGGTGCCTTTGACTACATTACCAAGCCTTTTGCCAACGAGGAACTGCTTCTTTCCGTTACAAAAGCAGCCCAGTTTGCCAAGGCGCAGCAGGAAAACAGGCAGCTTCGCGAGCAGATCAAGGACCGCTATTCGCCCAGTAACATTATCGGCCGCTCCAAGCCCATGCTGCAGGTTTTTGATATGATCAGCAAGGCCGCTCCGGGCAGCTCCACTGTACTGATCACCGGGGAATCCGGGACCGGTAAGGAACTGGTGGCGCAGGCTATTCATCAGGCTTCACCGCGTTGCGACAAGCCCTTTGTTTCAGTGAACTGCATGGCTTTTAACACCGGTGTTCTTGAGAGCGAACTTTTCGGACATGAAAAAGGTTCTTTTACCGGGGCCGTAGCCCGTAAGCGGGGTCGTTTTGAAGCTGCTGATCAAGGTACACTCTTTCTTGACGAAATTGGTGAAATTTCCCACGACATGCAGGTTAAGCTGCTGCGTGTATTGCAGGAAAAGACCATTGAGCGCGTGGGCGGAGGGGAACCTATCAAGGTTAATATTCGCATTGTAGCCGCCACTAATAAAAATCTTAAGGAAGCGGTGGAAAAGGGCGAATTCCGTGAAGATCTCTACTACCGTCTCAATGTTGTCAGCATTGAAATGCCGCCTCTGCGTGAGCGTCGCGAGGACATCCCTTTTCTGGTAGATCATTTCCTTGCTACCTATTCTGCTGACAACAACAAGGAATTTGACGGTTTCGCTCCGGCAGCTATGGATTACATGACCGCCTACGAATGGCCCGGAAATGTACGTCAGTTGCAGAACGTTGTGGAACGTTGTGTTGTGCTTTCATCCGGTTCAGTTATTGAGACCGAAGATCTTCCCGCTGAGATCAAGGATGAGGAAGCTCAGTTCAAGAGCGCCGTTGACTTGTTGCCCTCAAAGCTCAATCTTGCCGATACATTGGATAAGATCGAAGCTACACTGGTGCGCAGGGCGCTGGTTGCCAGCAACTTCGTTAAGGTTGATGCCGCTGATATGCTCGGTATCTCGAAGAGCCTTTTGCAGTATAAGCTGAAGAAGTATAAGATTTCCGGAAAGTAA
- a CDS encoding toxin-antitoxin system YwqK family antitoxin codes for MLRKLLFCLMALFLMLLTACSQQEATFYELSFEQDKIVLIDTNKPFSGIYTEYYDAGQQFPKSRIVIKNGVMEGRFYHYYPDGKLREKGTHSDGKIYGYHSLYWPNGKIKQKFFVGRDKAGYNYEYYDSGKIREMSHYNAKAQLDGKSFTFHRNGNVKDEMNYKNGKREGLFITKDKAGFLVNVFEYRDDVLQEHARDHDLSDHSKYSAKTTMYYNFL; via the coding sequence ATGCTCAGAAAGTTGCTATTTTGTTTGATGGCCCTGTTTTTAATGCTGCTGACTGCATGCTCACAGCAGGAAGCAACTTTCTACGAACTCAGCTTCGAGCAGGATAAGATCGTCCTTATCGACACCAATAAGCCATTCAGCGGAATATACACTGAATATTACGACGCAGGACAGCAATTCCCCAAGAGCCGGATTGTAATTAAGAATGGAGTAATGGAAGGCAGATTCTACCACTACTACCCGGATGGAAAGTTGCGTGAAAAGGGTACCCACAGTGACGGCAAGATATACGGTTACCATTCCCTATACTGGCCCAACGGTAAGATTAAGCAAAAGTTCTTCGTAGGCCGTGACAAGGCCGGATACAACTACGAATATTATGATAGCGGCAAGATAAGGGAAATGAGCCATTACAACGCGAAGGCCCAGCTGGACGGAAAGTCCTTCACATTTCATCGCAACGGCAATGTTAAAGATGAAATGAACTATAAGAACGGCAAGCGCGAAGGCTTATTCATCACCAAGGACAAGGCCGGATTTCTTGTCAATGTCTTTGAGTACCGTGACGATGTCTTGCAGGAACATGCCCGTGATCATGACCTATCCGATCATTCCAAGTATTCAGCTAAGACGACTATGTATTACAATTTTCTGTAA